The Pedobacter mucosus genome window below encodes:
- a CDS encoding DUF3291 domain-containing protein, protein MIVALTITKYRILTIPFAFIGMAILRVPLWLNRNCKFWKLMGSGKDAQVDANPDFKHWAVLTTWNNKEDADEFYRSSFVITWFRFFGIEEFTILLNPLSSHGLWSDRQPFNVDKPTKKPNSKIAVITRAAIKFNKLKEFRGNIKRAAVAMREADGFILSVGVGENPFFDQATFSVWQDAESMKNYAYKSFDHADVIKLTRERKWYTEELFARFEIIESWGVLNGQSFENL, encoded by the coding sequence ATGATTGTAGCTTTAACAATAACAAAGTATCGAATCCTTACTATCCCGTTTGCTTTTATAGGAATGGCTATTTTAAGAGTACCATTATGGTTAAATCGGAATTGCAAGTTTTGGAAATTAATGGGGAGCGGTAAAGATGCGCAAGTTGATGCAAATCCTGATTTTAAACATTGGGCAGTTTTAACTACATGGAATAATAAGGAAGATGCAGATGAATTTTATAGAAGCTCCTTTGTAATCACTTGGTTTAGATTTTTCGGAATCGAGGAATTTACTATATTACTAAACCCTTTATCTTCTCATGGATTATGGTCAGACAGACAGCCTTTTAATGTTGATAAACCAACAAAGAAACCCAATTCAAAAATTGCTGTAATTACGCGGGCAGCAATTAAATTTAATAAACTTAAAGAGTTTCGTGGAAATATCAAAAGAGCTGCTGTAGCAATGAGAGAAGCTGATGGTTTCATTCTATCTGTCGGCGTTGGTGAGAATCCTTTCTTCGATCAGGCCACATTTTCAGTTTGGCAAGATGCTGAGAGTATGAAAAATTACGCTTACAAGTCTTTTGATCATGCTGACGTAATTAAGCTTACAAGAGAAAGAAAATGGTACACAGAAGAGTTATTTGCCCGTTTCGAAATCATTGAATCTTGGGGAGTATTAAACGGACAATCTTTCGAAAATCTTTAA